The Opisthocomus hoazin isolate bOpiHoa1 chromosome 2, bOpiHoa1.hap1, whole genome shotgun sequence genomic interval GAAGTCCATTCATCATCATCTAAGACCAAGACAGCACGTATGTTGCAAGTGAGCTGCACCAACTCAAACCAGCCTCACATTATTTAGCTCAGGTCTCATGAGCTGTGTTCACATCTAAACTACTCTGATACCAGTCTACAGCACATTATTGATAGTCCTGAGTTACCCTGGTGAAGCCAGAAGCTGCAACAGCAGTGATGTTTCAAGACCAGAGTGATATTAAGCCTCTGAAACCTCCCAAGAGCTGCTAGGAGAGCCGCTGGCACTTTGTGTCACCTGCCTACAAAGATGCTATGCCAAAGCTAGACCTACTGCTTCCTATATTTGTTTTACCCAAGATAGTTTCTGCTAAGGCTTTGCCTGCTATAAGGTATAGACGGGAGTAAAGATATAAATTGAGTCTGTAGAACTACCACCTGATCTATGCCTTTTCTACACCTGTGGTAGCCTTCCACAGTATGTCTTCATTCAGCAAGTCAAGAGGGAAGCCTTTGTAACTCCCATCAGCGCCAACAGATTTCTACAGATGAGAAAGTGAAGGTAAGACATTTCTATGTCATGGACAGATAAGCTAGTATAGTTTATTAGGAAAGGGGATAAAGATGGCTCTACATAGAGAAAACAAACGCACTATTTCACATTTATCAGCCTTACATACTACTTACCTTTAAAGTCTGCAGCATATGGGGGAGATGAGATTGAGATGCCCGTGAGAAATTTAGGCAGTGGAGTATTAAGCAGATCTTGGAGGGATGCCACCTTGGCCTGTGCACAGTCAAGGAAACATTGCTTCAACATTACAAATCTGGCATTACTGAGGCTTAAAATAAACTACAAAAAATACCTCTTAAGTTATATTAACTAATATAACGAGAATTACTGCTTTTCTGCACTAAAATTTACTCACTGGATTACTTTTCAGCATACCCTTTCATACTCTGCTTACCAAGACTACATCACAAAAGGAACTTAGTGGGATATCTGCAATCAGTGCATAAAAAGAGATTAAAGAACAGAGTAGTTGTGTTCGGCTAACAGGCTTTCAGATAAATTCCTATTGAGGTTAGAGGCATGTAGTGAATGACACTAAACGGCAAGACAAGAAAACCACAGTTAAATGTTTAAAGGCAAACTAAATGCCactgaaagacaagaaacagcTTTATACCTGGCCCTACCAAGTCTTCTGTATTGTGGTGGATAAGCCATTTAGCCTACAATTTTCACAGCTAACCCCTTAAAAGGGGATTTAAATATGCAGAAGTCTGGTAAGTACAGGTCCCTACAAATGCTCAGCATTATATGCAACATCTAAATTGGGTCTTAGGCGTCCTCCAATCGTAAGTCAGGCATTTATAGCCCAAAACTTGCATCTCCCTGAACTTCATTTCAGTATCTTTAACAGCTTTTCACAACTGTTGAAACATCCAAGATTTTTTCTCAAACAGTTTATGCTAGAGAATCATACACAAGCCTCTACATTAGTATGTCTCCATTTGGGACAGAAGACACCACATTCAGATTGCAGATCTTCCTCAATAAACGAAGTCTGGAGCTTTCACATCACAGTAAAGATAAAAGACTGAAGAGAACTCTAATTCCCGGTGCACAAAAGGGCTTCATTTAAAAGGTCTAATTAATACACGTTTACCTTGGCTCAGAGGAGCTACTTAAGCTTCTTCCACTTCAAGGGACTAGGATGGTTCACATTTCAAACACGTATAAGCTTTTTTTGTATGCAATATTTTGGTTTACTTCAACGCATGCAAGAAGGAAGTTTACTTCCACTGCAGACCTTAACATTCACTGTTAAATAACCTTAGCACCTGACAAAACAACTGGGCTATACGCAAACAGCCGCTGCAGTCATAAAGCAGGCTGGTGAAGAATGGAACTAGGGGGCATCTTTCCAAATGTAAGTACTTATACTTTGCAGGTAAAAGGCAGATTAGCTGATATGGATCAAAGGCTATCGCCACATTGGAAATCATCCTAAAAATACAAGACAATTGTAAACAGCCAGTATGTAATAAACAATCATTTTTTGCCCCAATTATTGCAATTATTGGCATTTGCAATGCAGCTGATATGTCAGAGCCATGCAATCTGTTGCTTAAAATAAACACAGCTGACTTCCACTGAAAATAAAGAGTCCACAGCACTTCTTCATCTGCAGTTTATGTGCTATTATATCAGCCATACAGTGCTTTACCTTTTTCTTGGGAGCCTCTGATTGATCACCCTCATGTTTCTTTccatcttcctctccctcttttgcaTGAGAAAATTTTGAAGTCTTCTGTGGTGATAAGCTGTTCTTCTGTTCACTGCACTTCTTTGGCCGTTCACCTGTAGAACAagccttcctctttctttttttggtaacCTGATCATAATTAAGATAAGATTCAAAAGACATAGTAGGGGGCTCAAATTCCTCATCACTAGATAATACAGCTTTGCTTTTTATGACAAATTCTTGTTTCGATTTCTTCATGTGCTTAGGATTTCTCTGTTTGGAAGCATCCTTACTACACTTTTCCTTCAGGGGTGATAGCTCTTTACTGGCTACAGAGGAACCTTGCTTTTCTGGAACTTTCTTGCTGTCTCTGGAAGTTCTCTCTCTGAAGTCACTTTTTTTAGCTTGAGGATTGGTATTCTGGGAAGCACGCTTCGAACCACTGCTGCTACATTCTTTATTATTACATTCTTTTTGAGCCTCAGAATCTTGACTTTGGTGTGTCTTTTCACTGCAAGCATGTTGCTTATTCAACTTTTTAGAAACAGGAGAGCTATTGGAACTTCTGGAGGCCAGTACAGATGCTTTGGACTTCTCTGGAGGCTTAATCTCCTTGGAAGCGGAAGATTTTGTCTCACCTTTTTCAgtactttttcttcctctgtgaccactgcagcattaaaaaaaaaaaaaaaaaaaatcacatccaatGCTACATCTGATGCTAAATTCTTGAATAATCAATCTTTTAACCTGTATTAGTAAAACTAAAAGCATTAATTCACACCATATGTCATAATTTTAAAAGACTCAGAACcatgctctgctgctgtgctcttATTCTTCAATTATcagtacagaaccccagagaggCAGCTCTTGGGTCCAGCACCGCTAAACACTGCAACAAGAGTCGACAGCAAGACAAGTGGGGAGTCAGGACATAACCACCAGTAGGAAAACATGCCTAACTACTATTTGCTTATAAAATGTTGGACACCACTTTTTACACAAGCTTCCCTGCATGCCTTATAACACAGACATGGTACTTCAAATAACTAGGAGATAGAGAATTTATGATATGCTCTGTAGGTGATACAGATTACAACAGGTCAGCCTTTACGCTGTGCTTATCACAGGTtctgttattttgctttcttgtcatttgagCGACTTCAGATAAAATGCATTATTTAGTCAATCCAAACCTTTGGCTTTCTCAGCTCAACTGCCCCAAATCATCAGAGGTCCGCAAAACATCTAAAGCACAGTCAGCCTGGCCATGGCACTGGTGGTTGTTTCATTCCGAGAAGAAATTGCATCTCTTCAGTGTGACTGCCCCAACTGGAAGCCCCTCTCAGCCCACAAGACCATTATAGGAAAGCCCTCTGTACAGCCAGATCACTGGAGAGCTGCCTCATTTAACCACCGCCTCTGGGAAGAAAGCGCAAGCTTCCCACTTCCCTGAAGAAGTGCAGAGCAGTGCCCATCATTGGCCTAGTCCTGCTTGTGTCAGCCGGGACCTAAGAACTTGTGCCAGTAAAAAAAGGCAGTTGAAGTCTGAGTGTGGGCTGGCTAATTGACCAATACCAGTCGCTCTGATTTGTTTTCTGATATTATAGCAGGAAAAACTCATTTCTTCAACTCAATTTATGCATCTGTCCTAACGCATATCTGTCACTCCAAACGCTTTCCTAAGCTtgccaagctgtattttgtaaaGTTACACTACAGAATAATTAACTTTAGAAAGAAGTTAGTTCACACCTACCTTTTATTTTCTGGTGGAATAagttttttccattgttttaccAGGGCTTTAGCTACATTCCCCGCAGCGGCATGTTTCCTAAGACTATTAACTGTTTTGCCTATGCCAGTTTCCTGTTGAAGacagtgcaagaaagatgggCAGAATAAGCCATGACTAACATCCCAAATAAACCCTTTTCCAAACCTGCTACAAACACTATTAGCCCAGTAGTCAGAGCAGTCTTAATGACAGCTAAAGAAATAAATGCACTCTTTATACTGCAAACAGAACTGAAGGAAAGGTAGATATTTATAATCAAATATGCGGAATAAAATGCAGTCTTAATTCATAAAACTAAAAGAAGTCATTTTCCTCCATTAAATGTACGTATTTCAGGAATTTCACTTGGCTCGAATGCTTATGCCCACAAAATGCATGCTGCTTCAGTGAATTAGATTAATCAATTCAAATTCCCTTTAGGCTTATGCAGGTACATTTGAACATGTTAGAGAGTACATATGATGGACATattgtaatttaaaaatgcatctcAACCAGGAGTAGCATGGGGTAGAGGGGTCAGAAGAGCAGAGTTCATATGACTAAACTCAGTCTCatccacaaaaacaaacaaaaaaaataaaacttgacaTTTAAAACCTGccattttctgttttcccccCATACAATTATTTTCACATTACCATTGTGCCTTCAAGTCTTGCTATAATGAGTTTTATCTTGTTTAAGCACAGATATCTTGCAGACTTTGAGTGTCTATAGAATCACAGGTAATTTTTTTAAACCCTGTATTATCAGGAAGTATATGATTCACAAACTCTCACTTTTAAGATGCTTACAAAACCTGGAATTCACTAGGTGCACAGCAACCTGTTAATGCTTTCACTACTGAAATGATACTCCTGTGaagtctgagcaagagctataCACACGATACGCCCACATAATCAGCTCACACCTTAGAAAGGACTTCCTTAAATTCACTTTAAGGATATACAGCTTCTACATAATTTGAACAACACTGATTTGGTAGATCAGTGTATTGCAAATAGCTTTAGGAAATAATCATACCAAATTTCTTGCATGTATTTATGTTCTTCAAATGTGTTAAAAATATGTGGACTCCTCAGCTGCAAGAGATCTCTTTCCTGTATTTGAATTGAAGGCTTCCATCAAAGTCTGTCACATTATAAAACATGCAGGTTTGCTGGGAACGCAAGTTGTCTACAGAAGCTGTTTGTCATTTTAAACAATTAACTGCAGTATGAGATTATTTTGTCTtccaataaaaacacaaaaatattgcTGTATTCCAGTAGAATTCTACCTGTGTTTAGGCAGGCAAATGCCTTTGCCTGAATAGGCCAAATATCTTAATTACCATATTTTCCTCTTACTCTTCAAAGAGCTCTCacaaaaatccacatttttcttcttttcaaaacacAGACACATTGCTCTTAACTAGAGGCTTCATAGACCAGAGTGAGAATTTCTAGTATAAATTTTGATAGGATGCAGCTTGGATAAGCATGCAAGTCACAAGTATCCTTACTTTGGATgcctgctctttaaatgcaagAAACTAACCTTGGGCTGCTAATAAAAGAAGATTTAGACAACTGACCTAAAGAATTGTTCACCCATATTTGTTTTGTCTGAAGCAAAACTGACTTGAAAGCAATTTTACAATAAGAAGAAACCAACCCTGAGTAGCAAAGTGTTCTCTATATGCTCAGATTCCTGCTCAGTACTATCACTGTTGGCGTAACATCGCATTTGCCAAGTTGCATGCCCAGCTACcagctggcttttggaaaaggCGCCATGGTTCCTTGTACATAGCTCTAAACAAATCATGATTAAGAGTCaaaattacaaaatgcaacaTGTTCATTGCTTCTATGATTGAAGACACCTGACATTTACATAGTAATTCACTATGGAAGAGTTTAATGTATTATTGGTCACTTACCACTAGAATATCCAGTGATATATCCAAATCCTGTAGTGCTTTAAGTGTTTTTATAATCTGGAAGGaaacattagattttttttaaacaaatattcctaaattttattctgtttttctcatcCTCATTCACACGTTTAATCCAAAAATACTCTAAGAGGAATATCTAGTAACTGCAGGAAAGTGTAAGCACTCCTTTACTGCACATCAGGGCTGTGCTTGAAGTGTGCTGTGAACCTGTGCAGCTCTGCCAACCCCCCAATTTCAGTAACACCAGAAAATCCAGTAGGTAGGAATTTACCACTACAGATATTACATTAAAGATCATTAATACAGTAGCACAGGCCACATATACATGCCCACGCTCCTTGTGTAGCGGTGACCCTCATTTGCCATACAACTAAGAAAAGCTGCATTACGCAGAACCACCATATGAAACTCAGAAGTCTCCCAGCAGGTCTCCCAGTCAGCAGCACCACTCCTTCATCAGCCCAGGCCAAGAAAGGACAACAGAGCAGGTGGGAGCCCAGTTTGCAAAAAATAAGGCTTTGAAAACTGCAATTTGTACATTAACAAAATGAGCTTAAGCAACAACAGCTGTTCTGTTTCACACCGACTAAGTGTGCACCTGTTACAAAACTCAACATTTCTATCAAAGCACGAATGaatttttcaaatataaaatgcTCATCTTCTTATAAGTGTTCTAATAATACAAGTCTCATTTATAAGCAGAGTATAAATTTCTTTGTCAATACAATACAATTTCTTTGGCGATGGGCATACAGCATCCCACAGTCTCGCAGTTGACTAACACAAGCAATTTGCCTTATCTTTCACAAAATTCAATGAACCTACATTATGTAGATGACAGAATTAACGTGCAACTGAAGTAACAGCATTTCATAGGGCTTTCACAAAGCCTGGAATACTAGTCAAGTGTTTCAGATCATTGCCACTTCTAAATGCAAGGCAGGAACCTGCAGGAATGCAGAACAGACTACCCAGAAACTTTCTAACAGCTATGCTAACTTAAGCAACTGATGAACTGTCATTCATGATATTAAATATTGCTTCTGAAACGGTGTTGCAGGAAGTGGAATAGGTACTAAAACAAGTGAGTAGCAAACGAAGCAGCAGTGTACAAACTGCACTGGGGGGGGGATATTTTTCTCTACAGTTGTTCTAAGTTTGCTCCTATAATGCTTTAGTAGTGGAATCCCACGCTTGACACCAGATTTCACTGTGTACAGTGGGTTCTGTTCTTCCTGTAAATCATCCACCCTGCAACAGTGTTTCTAGAAGTATAGGACAAACACTTCAcagcctgggaaaaaaacagaggaaaggcTGTAACAGTAAGACATACACCTAGGACCAGAGGTAACAAATGAAGTCTCTCTCAGCAAGGTCAGCTAGCTACAAAATGTACCTACAAAAAAGCTTCCAGACCAAAACTTCAGAGCCAGTACGAAAGCCATGTGAAGTTCTGCTTATCGCCCATTTAAGACTAAGACACTCCAAGCCAGCAAGTTGTGTTGAGAATATATGCAGTGAAGTTAAAAACAATTTTGCATCTCAAGAGAACTATTCTTCCTTCCAAGAACAATACAAGCCTAACATTTAACTTTTCCCAGACGCTTCACAGATATAGGCTACCAATTTCATGAGCTGAAGACTTTTTCTAAATAATCCCATCAGGCAAGAAACGCACTGCAAAGATgcttaagtagaaaaaaaagagcaattgcTCACACTGTTAATCACAAGGATTAGAAGTTACACGATCAGTGTCAGGTTAGTTCATTTATTTAattgattaaaaatatatatccccattcactgaatttattttgcaataaaaaaaGGCAGTAGCCCATTGCTGACAGGTTATATTGTGCTATATGGGATGACTAGATGCTTAAGCAGTGCAAACTACTGGGAATAAATCCCACAGGCCAGAGACAAAACTATACATGGAAGAATATTAAAAGATGCTTTCATCAAGCTACAAAAAGAATGGGGGTTTTGAGTGTTTCGTCTTCATGGGTTTTGGACTCAGTTAATTTATAAAGCCGAATTCATTTCGGAAGAACAGATCCAGGAAGCAGGCAATTACTATTCATATGATTTCAAACCCACAGGCTAAATTACAAAAGTACTGAGATGACAAGCTTGTCCAAAAGCAGTCAACACATTTTAATGAAAGA includes:
- the LOC104336504 gene encoding LOW QUALITY PROTEIN: elongin-A-like (The sequence of the model RefSeq protein was modified relative to this genomic sequence to represent the inferred CDS: deleted 1 base in 1 codon), giving the protein MARRAPLQEGRAAAERPGPVSGAAGPAAMAEGRSAARRVLELKQRLGSAQAPAEIIKTLKALQDLDISLDILVETGIGKTVNSLRKHAAAGNVAKALVKQWKKLIPPENKSGHRGRKSTEKGETKSSASKEIKPPEKSKASVLASRSSNSSPVSKKLNKQHACSEKTHQSQDSEAQKECNNKECSSSGSKRASQNTNPQAKKSDFRERTSRDSKKVPEKQGSSVASKELSPLKEKCSKDASKQRNPKHMKKSKQEFVIKSKAVLSSDEEFEPPTMSFESYLNYDQVTKKRKRKACSTGERPKKCSEQKNSLSPQKTSKFSHAKEGEEDGKKHEGDQSEAPKKKAKVASLQDLLNTPLPKFLTGISISSPPYAADFKASVAPVVEAPQQVSETVQFTGRRLNSKMQVYSGAKTVCLSKMLTLYEQCIRVLQNNIDSLHEVGGVPFEILEPVLTRCTPEQLFRIEECNPTFTEESDHLWKKHCQRDFKNESLLEYESWREMYLRLFNQREEKLKTLTKNILSAQSEKPKGRQVKMAYVTSAAKPPRNIRRQQEIHGTAGPVTQLHPIEKCKTRIPESRDINNTSSNLIPASHSGSCSSSIMTQDGKKPIKKIAPIMRKTLKAMKNRAGRR